Below is a genomic region from Nitrospirota bacterium.
CCGGCGACAACGGGTTGGTCCTGGAGGCCAAAAACTATGGATAAAAACGATTATGAAATAGCACGTGAGTTAAAACAGCGGCTCGCGGAAATTGTACCCCTGCTGGACTTCCGGGTGTTCGGTTCGCGCGCGCGGGGAGGCGCGGACGAATTCTCGGACATGGATGTGTTTCTGGAAGTTGAAACAATCAACCG
It encodes:
- a CDS encoding nucleotidyltransferase domain-containing protein, which gives rise to MDKNDYEIARELKQRLAEIVPLLDFRVFGSRARGGADEFSDMDVFLEVETINRDLKKKIRDIVWEVGFKYSLYISPLIFTRYEIEESPLRVSPLVHNIVDEGVPV